One Meles meles chromosome 13, mMelMel3.1 paternal haplotype, whole genome shotgun sequence DNA segment encodes these proteins:
- the NFKB2 gene encoding nuclear factor NF-kappa-B p100 subunit isoform X2 encodes MMTSNSTHPLWSPRSQPQRQRGFRFRYGCEGPSHGGLPGASSEKGRKTYPTVKICNYEGPAKIEVDLVTHSDPPRAHAHSLVGKQCSELGVCAVSVGPKDMTAQFNNLGVLHVTKKNMMEIMIQKLQRQRLRSRPQGLTEAERRELEQEAKELKKVMDLSIVRLRFSAFLRASDGSFSLPLKPVISQPIHDSKSPGASNLKISRMDKTAGSVRGGDEVYLLCDKVQKDDIEVRFYEDDENGWQAFGDFSPTDVHKQYAIVFRTPPYHKMKIERPVTVFLQLKRKRGGDVSDSKQFTYYPLVEDKEEVQRKRRKALPTFSQPFGGGSHMGGGSGGSAGGYGGAGGGGGSLGFFPSSLAYSPYPSGSAPMGCYPGGGGGAQMAAEAPRVAAGEEAAEPSASSLTPHREPQAPDLLQRAREYNARLFGLAQRSARALLDYGVTADARALLAGQRHLLTAQDENGDTPLHLAIIHGQTGVIEQIAHVIYHARHLGVVNLTNHLHQTPLHLAVITGQTSVVSFLLQVGADPALLDRHGDSAVHLALRAGASAPDLLRTLLHSGVPAMHQLLHMPDFEGLYPIHLAVHARSPECLDLLVDSGAEVEAAERQGGRTALHLATEMEELGLVTHLVTKLRANVNARTFAGNTPLHLAAGLGSPTLTRLLLKAGADILAENEEPLCPLPSPPTSGSDSDSEGPERDTRGSFRGHTPLDLTRSTKVKTLLLNAAQDATAPPLTPPSPAGPEPPLEDTALQNLEHLLDGPGAQGSWAELAERLGLRSLVDTYRKTASPSGSLLRSYKVSWSLSPTPSLASFPSQISGAPLAPGLLILHSNLLPLPSPQLAGGDLAGLLGALSDMGLEEGVRLLRGPEARDKLPSTEVKEDSAYGSQSVEQEAEKLGSPPEPPGGLCHGHPQPQVH; translated from the exons ATGATGACTTCAAATTCGACCCATCCATTGTGGAGCCCAAGGAGCCAGCCCCAGAGACAG CGAGGCTTCCGATTTCGATATGGCTGTGAAGGCCCCTCCCATGGAGGATTGCCAGGTGCCTCCAGTGAGAAGGGCCGGAAGACTTATCCCACGGTCAAG ATCTGTAACTACGAGGGACCAGCCAAGATTGAGGTGGACCTGGTAACACACAGTGACCCGCCTCGTGCTCATGCTCACAGCCTGGTGGGCAAGCAATGCTCGGAGCTGGGGGTCTGCGCCGTGTCCGTGGGGCCCAAGGACATGACTGCCCA atTTAACAACCTGGGCGTTCTGCATGTTACCAAGAAGAACATGATGGAGATCATGATACAAAAACTTCAGAGGCAGCGACTCCGCTCCAGGCCCCAGGGCCTTACTG aggctgagcggcgggagctGGAGCAGGAAGCCAAGGAGCTGAAGAAGGTGATGGACCTGAGCATCGTGAGGCTGCGCTTTTCTGCCTTCCTTCGAGCCAGCGATGGCTCCTTCTCGCTGCCTCTGAAGCCTGTTATTTCCCAGCCCATCCATGACAGCA AGTCTCCTGGGGCCTCAAACCTGAAGATTTCTCGAATGGACAAGACAGCGGGCTCTGTGCGGGGTGGAGATGAGGTCTACCTGCTTTGTGACAAGGTGCAGAAAG ATGACATTGAGGTTCGGTTCTACGAGGATGATGAGAACGGATGGCAGGCCTTTGGGGATTTCTCTCCCACAGATGTTCATAAACAG TATGCCATTGTGTTCCGGACACCCCCCTATCACAAGATGAAGATTGAGCGTCCTGTAACCGTGTTCCTGCAGCTGAAACGCAAACGGGGCGGGGATGTGTCCGACTCCAAACAGTTCACCTATTACCCTCTGGTGGAAG ACAAGGAGGAGGTGCAGCGGAAACGGAGGAAAGCCTTGCCTACCTTCTCACAGCCCTTCGGGGGTGGCTCCCACATGGGTGGAGGCTCTGGGGGCTCGGCTGGGGGTTatggaggagctggaggaggag GTGGCAGCCTCGgctttttcccctcttccttggCCTACAGCCCCTACCCGTCGGGCTCGGCCCCGATGGGCTGCTACccgggaggcgggggcggggcgcagaTGGCCGCCGAGGCACCCCGCGTGGCTGCCGgggaggaagcagcagagccGAGCGCGTCCTCCCTGACCCCCCACCGCGAACCGCAGGCCCCGGACCTGCTGCAGCGAG CCCGGGAGTACAACGCGCGCCTGTTCGGCCTGGCGCAGCGCAGCGCCCGAGCCCTGCTCGACTACGGCGTCACGGCGGACGCGCGCGCCCTGCTGGCAGGACAGCGCCACCTGCTGACGGCTCAGGACGAGAACGGAGACAC GCCACTGCACCTCGCCATCATCCACGGGCAGACCGGTGTCATTGAGCAAATAGCCCACGTCATCTACCACGCCCGGCATCTCGGTGTTGTCAACCTCACCAATCACCTGCACcag ACGCCACTGCACCTGGCAGTGATCACCGGGCAGACGAGCGTGGTGAGCTTCCTGCTGCAGGTGGGCGCAGACCCGGCCCTGCTGGACCGGCATGGAGACTCCGCAGTGCACCTGGCTCTGCGGGCGGGGGCCAGTGCCCCCGACCTGCTGCGCACCCTGCTGCACAGTGGGGTTCCCGCCATGCACCAGCTGTTGCACATGCCGGACTTCGAGG GCCTATACCCAATACACCTGGCAGTCCACGCCCGAAGCCCCGAGTGTCTGGATCTCTTGGTGGACAGCGGGGCTGAAGTGGAGGCTGCAGAACGGCAGGGAGGCCGGACAGCCCTGCATCTAGCCACGGAGATGGAGGAGCTGGGGTTGGTCACACATCTGGTCACCAAG CTCCGTGCCAACGTGAATGCTCGCACCTTTGCCGGAAACACACCCCTACACCTGGCAGCTGGACTGGGATCCCCCACCCTCACCCGCCTCCTCCTGAAGGCTG GGGCCGATATCCTCGCAGAGAATGAGGAGCCCCTGTGCCCACTGCCTTCGCCCCCCACCTCTGGTAGCGACTCAGATTCTGAGGGACCTGAGAGGGACACCCGAGGCAGCTTCCGGGGCCACACACCTCTTGACCTCACTCGCAGCACCAAG GTGAAGACCTTGCTGCTAAATGCTGCTCAGGATGCCACGGCACCCCCCCTTACCCCGCCCAGCCCTGCAG GGCCAGAGCCACCACTTGAGGATACAGCCTTACAGAACCTGGAGCATCTGCTAGATGGGCCAGGAGCCCAGGGCAGCTGGGCAGAACTGGCAGAACGGCTGGGGCTGCGCAGTCTGGTGGATACATACCGGAAGACCGCCTCACCCAGCGGCAGCCTCCTGCGCAGTTACAAGGTCAGCTGGTCCCTATCCCCTACTCCAAGCCTGGCTTCTTTCCCGTCTCAGATCTCAGGGGCTCCTTTGGCCCCAGGGCTCCTGATCCTACACTCCAAtctcctgcctcttccttctccccagctggCTGGTGGGGACTTGGCAGGCCTGCTGGGCGCCCTGTCTGACATGGGCCTGGAGGAAGGAGTGAGGCTGCTGAGGGGCCCTGAGGCCCGAGACAAGCTGCCCAGCACAG AGGTGAAGGAGGACAGTGCATACGGGAGCCAGTCGGTGGAAcaggaggcagagaagctgggctcaccccctgagccaccaggAGGGCTCTGCCATGGGCACCCCCAGCCTCAGGTGCACTGA
- the NFKB2 gene encoding nuclear factor NF-kappa-B p100 subunit isoform X1 produces MESCYDPALDGMIEYDDFKFDPSIVEPKEPAPETADGPYLVIVEQPKQRGFRFRYGCEGPSHGGLPGASSEKGRKTYPTVKICNYEGPAKIEVDLVTHSDPPRAHAHSLVGKQCSELGVCAVSVGPKDMTAQFNNLGVLHVTKKNMMEIMIQKLQRQRLRSRPQGLTEAERRELEQEAKELKKVMDLSIVRLRFSAFLRASDGSFSLPLKPVISQPIHDSKSPGASNLKISRMDKTAGSVRGGDEVYLLCDKVQKDDIEVRFYEDDENGWQAFGDFSPTDVHKQYAIVFRTPPYHKMKIERPVTVFLQLKRKRGGDVSDSKQFTYYPLVEDKEEVQRKRRKALPTFSQPFGGGSHMGGGSGGSAGGYGGAGGGGGSLGFFPSSLAYSPYPSGSAPMGCYPGGGGGAQMAAEAPRVAAGEEAAEPSASSLTPHREPQAPDLLQRAREYNARLFGLAQRSARALLDYGVTADARALLAGQRHLLTAQDENGDTPLHLAIIHGQTGVIEQIAHVIYHARHLGVVNLTNHLHQTPLHLAVITGQTSVVSFLLQVGADPALLDRHGDSAVHLALRAGASAPDLLRTLLHSGVPAMHQLLHMPDFEGLYPIHLAVHARSPECLDLLVDSGAEVEAAERQGGRTALHLATEMEELGLVTHLVTKLRANVNARTFAGNTPLHLAAGLGSPTLTRLLLKAGADILAENEEPLCPLPSPPTSGSDSDSEGPERDTRGSFRGHTPLDLTRSTKVKTLLLNAAQDATAPPLTPPSPAGPEPPLEDTALQNLEHLLDGPGAQGSWAELAERLGLRSLVDTYRKTASPSGSLLRSYKVSWSLSPTPSLASFPSQISGAPLAPGLLILHSNLLPLPSPQLAGGDLAGLLGALSDMGLEEGVRLLRGPEARDKLPSTEVKEDSAYGSQSVEQEAEKLGSPPEPPGGLCHGHPQPQVH; encoded by the exons ATGGAAAGTTGCTACGACCCA GCTCTGGATGGCATGATTGAATATGATGACTTCAAATTCGACCCATCCATTGTGGAGCCCAAGGAGCCAGCCCCAGAGACAG CTGATGGTCCTTACCTGGTGATAGTGGAACAGCCTAAGCAG CGAGGCTTCCGATTTCGATATGGCTGTGAAGGCCCCTCCCATGGAGGATTGCCAGGTGCCTCCAGTGAGAAGGGCCGGAAGACTTATCCCACGGTCAAG ATCTGTAACTACGAGGGACCAGCCAAGATTGAGGTGGACCTGGTAACACACAGTGACCCGCCTCGTGCTCATGCTCACAGCCTGGTGGGCAAGCAATGCTCGGAGCTGGGGGTCTGCGCCGTGTCCGTGGGGCCCAAGGACATGACTGCCCA atTTAACAACCTGGGCGTTCTGCATGTTACCAAGAAGAACATGATGGAGATCATGATACAAAAACTTCAGAGGCAGCGACTCCGCTCCAGGCCCCAGGGCCTTACTG aggctgagcggcgggagctGGAGCAGGAAGCCAAGGAGCTGAAGAAGGTGATGGACCTGAGCATCGTGAGGCTGCGCTTTTCTGCCTTCCTTCGAGCCAGCGATGGCTCCTTCTCGCTGCCTCTGAAGCCTGTTATTTCCCAGCCCATCCATGACAGCA AGTCTCCTGGGGCCTCAAACCTGAAGATTTCTCGAATGGACAAGACAGCGGGCTCTGTGCGGGGTGGAGATGAGGTCTACCTGCTTTGTGACAAGGTGCAGAAAG ATGACATTGAGGTTCGGTTCTACGAGGATGATGAGAACGGATGGCAGGCCTTTGGGGATTTCTCTCCCACAGATGTTCATAAACAG TATGCCATTGTGTTCCGGACACCCCCCTATCACAAGATGAAGATTGAGCGTCCTGTAACCGTGTTCCTGCAGCTGAAACGCAAACGGGGCGGGGATGTGTCCGACTCCAAACAGTTCACCTATTACCCTCTGGTGGAAG ACAAGGAGGAGGTGCAGCGGAAACGGAGGAAAGCCTTGCCTACCTTCTCACAGCCCTTCGGGGGTGGCTCCCACATGGGTGGAGGCTCTGGGGGCTCGGCTGGGGGTTatggaggagctggaggaggag GTGGCAGCCTCGgctttttcccctcttccttggCCTACAGCCCCTACCCGTCGGGCTCGGCCCCGATGGGCTGCTACccgggaggcgggggcggggcgcagaTGGCCGCCGAGGCACCCCGCGTGGCTGCCGgggaggaagcagcagagccGAGCGCGTCCTCCCTGACCCCCCACCGCGAACCGCAGGCCCCGGACCTGCTGCAGCGAG CCCGGGAGTACAACGCGCGCCTGTTCGGCCTGGCGCAGCGCAGCGCCCGAGCCCTGCTCGACTACGGCGTCACGGCGGACGCGCGCGCCCTGCTGGCAGGACAGCGCCACCTGCTGACGGCTCAGGACGAGAACGGAGACAC GCCACTGCACCTCGCCATCATCCACGGGCAGACCGGTGTCATTGAGCAAATAGCCCACGTCATCTACCACGCCCGGCATCTCGGTGTTGTCAACCTCACCAATCACCTGCACcag ACGCCACTGCACCTGGCAGTGATCACCGGGCAGACGAGCGTGGTGAGCTTCCTGCTGCAGGTGGGCGCAGACCCGGCCCTGCTGGACCGGCATGGAGACTCCGCAGTGCACCTGGCTCTGCGGGCGGGGGCCAGTGCCCCCGACCTGCTGCGCACCCTGCTGCACAGTGGGGTTCCCGCCATGCACCAGCTGTTGCACATGCCGGACTTCGAGG GCCTATACCCAATACACCTGGCAGTCCACGCCCGAAGCCCCGAGTGTCTGGATCTCTTGGTGGACAGCGGGGCTGAAGTGGAGGCTGCAGAACGGCAGGGAGGCCGGACAGCCCTGCATCTAGCCACGGAGATGGAGGAGCTGGGGTTGGTCACACATCTGGTCACCAAG CTCCGTGCCAACGTGAATGCTCGCACCTTTGCCGGAAACACACCCCTACACCTGGCAGCTGGACTGGGATCCCCCACCCTCACCCGCCTCCTCCTGAAGGCTG GGGCCGATATCCTCGCAGAGAATGAGGAGCCCCTGTGCCCACTGCCTTCGCCCCCCACCTCTGGTAGCGACTCAGATTCTGAGGGACCTGAGAGGGACACCCGAGGCAGCTTCCGGGGCCACACACCTCTTGACCTCACTCGCAGCACCAAG GTGAAGACCTTGCTGCTAAATGCTGCTCAGGATGCCACGGCACCCCCCCTTACCCCGCCCAGCCCTGCAG GGCCAGAGCCACCACTTGAGGATACAGCCTTACAGAACCTGGAGCATCTGCTAGATGGGCCAGGAGCCCAGGGCAGCTGGGCAGAACTGGCAGAACGGCTGGGGCTGCGCAGTCTGGTGGATACATACCGGAAGACCGCCTCACCCAGCGGCAGCCTCCTGCGCAGTTACAAGGTCAGCTGGTCCCTATCCCCTACTCCAAGCCTGGCTTCTTTCCCGTCTCAGATCTCAGGGGCTCCTTTGGCCCCAGGGCTCCTGATCCTACACTCCAAtctcctgcctcttccttctccccagctggCTGGTGGGGACTTGGCAGGCCTGCTGGGCGCCCTGTCTGACATGGGCCTGGAGGAAGGAGTGAGGCTGCTGAGGGGCCCTGAGGCCCGAGACAAGCTGCCCAGCACAG AGGTGAAGGAGGACAGTGCATACGGGAGCCAGTCGGTGGAAcaggaggcagagaagctgggctcaccccctgagccaccaggAGGGCTCTGCCATGGGCACCCCCAGCCTCAGGTGCACTGA
- the NFKB2 gene encoding nuclear factor NF-kappa-B p100 subunit isoform X3, with product MESCYDPALDGMIEYDDFKFDPSIVEPKEPAPETADGPYLVIVEQPKQRGFRFRYGCEGPSHGGLPGASSEKGRKTYPTVKICNYEGPAKIEVDLVTHSDPPRAHAHSLVGKQCSELGVCAVSVGPKDMTAQFNNLGVLHVTKKNMMEIMIQKLQRQRLRSRPQGLTEAERRELEQEAKELKKVMDLSIVRLRFSAFLRASDGSFSLPLKPVISQPIHDSKSPGASNLKISRMDKTAGSVRGGDEVYLLCDKVQKDDIEVRFYEDDENGWQAFGDFSPTDVHKQYAIVFRTPPYHKMKIERPVTVFLQLKRKRGGDVSDSKQFTYYPLVEDKEEVQRKRRKALPTFSQPFGGGSHMGGGSGGSAGGYGGAGGGGGSLGFFPSSLAYSPYPSGSAPMGCYPGGGGGAQMAAEAPRVAAGEEAAEPSASSLTPHREPQAPDLLQRAREYNARLFGLAQRSARALLDYGVTADARALLAGQRHLLTAQDENGDTPLHLAIIHGQTGVIEQIAHVIYHARHLGVVNLTNHLHQTPLHLAVITGQTSVVSFLLQVGADPALLDRHGDSAVHLALRAGASAPDLLRTLLHSGVPAMHQLLHMPDFEGLYPIHLAVHARSPECLDLLVDSGAEVEAAERQGGRTALHLATEMEELGLVTHLVTKLRANVNARTFAGNTPLHLAAGLGSPTLTRLLLKAGADILAENEEPLCPLPSPPTSGSDSDSEGPERDTRGSFRGHTPLDLTRSTKVKTLLLNAAQDATAPPLTPPSPAGPEPPLEDTALQNLEHLLDGPGAQGSWAELAERLGLRSLVDTYRKTASPSGSLLRSYKLAGGDLAGLLGALSDMGLEEGVRLLRGPEARDKLPSTEVKEDSAYGSQSVEQEAEKLGSPPEPPGGLCHGHPQPQVH from the exons ATGGAAAGTTGCTACGACCCA GCTCTGGATGGCATGATTGAATATGATGACTTCAAATTCGACCCATCCATTGTGGAGCCCAAGGAGCCAGCCCCAGAGACAG CTGATGGTCCTTACCTGGTGATAGTGGAACAGCCTAAGCAG CGAGGCTTCCGATTTCGATATGGCTGTGAAGGCCCCTCCCATGGAGGATTGCCAGGTGCCTCCAGTGAGAAGGGCCGGAAGACTTATCCCACGGTCAAG ATCTGTAACTACGAGGGACCAGCCAAGATTGAGGTGGACCTGGTAACACACAGTGACCCGCCTCGTGCTCATGCTCACAGCCTGGTGGGCAAGCAATGCTCGGAGCTGGGGGTCTGCGCCGTGTCCGTGGGGCCCAAGGACATGACTGCCCA atTTAACAACCTGGGCGTTCTGCATGTTACCAAGAAGAACATGATGGAGATCATGATACAAAAACTTCAGAGGCAGCGACTCCGCTCCAGGCCCCAGGGCCTTACTG aggctgagcggcgggagctGGAGCAGGAAGCCAAGGAGCTGAAGAAGGTGATGGACCTGAGCATCGTGAGGCTGCGCTTTTCTGCCTTCCTTCGAGCCAGCGATGGCTCCTTCTCGCTGCCTCTGAAGCCTGTTATTTCCCAGCCCATCCATGACAGCA AGTCTCCTGGGGCCTCAAACCTGAAGATTTCTCGAATGGACAAGACAGCGGGCTCTGTGCGGGGTGGAGATGAGGTCTACCTGCTTTGTGACAAGGTGCAGAAAG ATGACATTGAGGTTCGGTTCTACGAGGATGATGAGAACGGATGGCAGGCCTTTGGGGATTTCTCTCCCACAGATGTTCATAAACAG TATGCCATTGTGTTCCGGACACCCCCCTATCACAAGATGAAGATTGAGCGTCCTGTAACCGTGTTCCTGCAGCTGAAACGCAAACGGGGCGGGGATGTGTCCGACTCCAAACAGTTCACCTATTACCCTCTGGTGGAAG ACAAGGAGGAGGTGCAGCGGAAACGGAGGAAAGCCTTGCCTACCTTCTCACAGCCCTTCGGGGGTGGCTCCCACATGGGTGGAGGCTCTGGGGGCTCGGCTGGGGGTTatggaggagctggaggaggag GTGGCAGCCTCGgctttttcccctcttccttggCCTACAGCCCCTACCCGTCGGGCTCGGCCCCGATGGGCTGCTACccgggaggcgggggcggggcgcagaTGGCCGCCGAGGCACCCCGCGTGGCTGCCGgggaggaagcagcagagccGAGCGCGTCCTCCCTGACCCCCCACCGCGAACCGCAGGCCCCGGACCTGCTGCAGCGAG CCCGGGAGTACAACGCGCGCCTGTTCGGCCTGGCGCAGCGCAGCGCCCGAGCCCTGCTCGACTACGGCGTCACGGCGGACGCGCGCGCCCTGCTGGCAGGACAGCGCCACCTGCTGACGGCTCAGGACGAGAACGGAGACAC GCCACTGCACCTCGCCATCATCCACGGGCAGACCGGTGTCATTGAGCAAATAGCCCACGTCATCTACCACGCCCGGCATCTCGGTGTTGTCAACCTCACCAATCACCTGCACcag ACGCCACTGCACCTGGCAGTGATCACCGGGCAGACGAGCGTGGTGAGCTTCCTGCTGCAGGTGGGCGCAGACCCGGCCCTGCTGGACCGGCATGGAGACTCCGCAGTGCACCTGGCTCTGCGGGCGGGGGCCAGTGCCCCCGACCTGCTGCGCACCCTGCTGCACAGTGGGGTTCCCGCCATGCACCAGCTGTTGCACATGCCGGACTTCGAGG GCCTATACCCAATACACCTGGCAGTCCACGCCCGAAGCCCCGAGTGTCTGGATCTCTTGGTGGACAGCGGGGCTGAAGTGGAGGCTGCAGAACGGCAGGGAGGCCGGACAGCCCTGCATCTAGCCACGGAGATGGAGGAGCTGGGGTTGGTCACACATCTGGTCACCAAG CTCCGTGCCAACGTGAATGCTCGCACCTTTGCCGGAAACACACCCCTACACCTGGCAGCTGGACTGGGATCCCCCACCCTCACCCGCCTCCTCCTGAAGGCTG GGGCCGATATCCTCGCAGAGAATGAGGAGCCCCTGTGCCCACTGCCTTCGCCCCCCACCTCTGGTAGCGACTCAGATTCTGAGGGACCTGAGAGGGACACCCGAGGCAGCTTCCGGGGCCACACACCTCTTGACCTCACTCGCAGCACCAAG GTGAAGACCTTGCTGCTAAATGCTGCTCAGGATGCCACGGCACCCCCCCTTACCCCGCCCAGCCCTGCAG GGCCAGAGCCACCACTTGAGGATACAGCCTTACAGAACCTGGAGCATCTGCTAGATGGGCCAGGAGCCCAGGGCAGCTGGGCAGAACTGGCAGAACGGCTGGGGCTGCGCAGTCTGGTGGATACATACCGGAAGACCGCCTCACCCAGCGGCAGCCTCCTGCGCAGTTACAAG ctggCTGGTGGGGACTTGGCAGGCCTGCTGGGCGCCCTGTCTGACATGGGCCTGGAGGAAGGAGTGAGGCTGCTGAGGGGCCCTGAGGCCCGAGACAAGCTGCCCAGCACAG AGGTGAAGGAGGACAGTGCATACGGGAGCCAGTCGGTGGAAcaggaggcagagaagctgggctcaccccctgagccaccaggAGGGCTCTGCCATGGGCACCCCCAGCCTCAGGTGCACTGA